The following proteins are co-located in the Paenibacillus sp. JNUCC32 genome:
- a CDS encoding DinB family protein, with product MNFDIKEAVEILERTPVTLEHMLSGLSDGWLRSHEGEGTWNAMEVIEHLIEAERTNWIPRLEFMLQEGEDKPFPPFDRYAHLNEAAEQSIDQKLQAFKAIRTQNLAKLKVLMDSAPDFERTGLHPAFGVVKLRELLSTWVVHDLTHTSQIVRVLAERYRHDVGPWIEYLGILKRR from the coding sequence ATGAATTTTGATATCAAGGAAGCCGTTGAGATTCTGGAACGAACCCCCGTCACCTTGGAGCACATGTTATCCGGTTTATCGGATGGATGGCTTAGGAGCCATGAAGGGGAAGGCACCTGGAATGCCATGGAGGTGATCGAGCACCTTATCGAAGCTGAGCGGACCAACTGGATACCGCGGCTGGAGTTTATGCTGCAGGAAGGGGAGGACAAGCCGTTTCCGCCCTTTGACCGTTACGCCCACTTGAACGAGGCGGCTGAGCAATCCATCGATCAAAAGCTGCAGGCGTTCAAGGCCATCCGTACTCAAAATCTGGCTAAACTGAAGGTTCTGATGGATTCGGCGCCGGATTTCGAACGGACGGGCCTGCACCCGGCATTCGGCGTGGTGAAATTAAGAGAGCTGCTGTCGACGTGGGTGGTTCACGATTTAACGCATACGTCTCAAATTGTGCGGGTCCTGGCCGAGCGTTACCGGCATGACGTGGGGCCCTGGATCGAGTACTTGGGAATTCTCAAGAGAAGATAA
- a CDS encoding glycoside hydrolase family 18 protein: protein MRITIYTKIFIVVLLAGMGLYFYQISAAEDRKITAVYVEAWQDYRNIKLSEKGVDIAFIAFAKIKGTELYFHEDITTNNQIKENIKQLKAANPKTQMVLAVGGYGADGFSDAALDGNRYLFTESIINLVKELDLDGVDIDWEYPAFHAWNTQKARPEDTRNFTSLMKELREKLYRLPHKNKKYLLTFASGTQDWYFQNVEVKKVEKYVDFINVMTYDLTGKWSDTTGFNSNLYADSQGKSKHSIDGIISMYLDHDIDSRKLLLGIPAYSYGWKNVKENKGAKNGLFAPGTPIDIDKVNLHYKQIEKAYLNKNGFKRYYDNKAKAAYLYDGHTFISYEDQEALKEKVSYIQSKNLAGAMVWQYSQDAEDGIVKYLSEHLNERQQAAKR from the coding sequence ATGAGAATAACGATATATACGAAAATATTCATTGTGGTGCTGCTTGCAGGCATGGGTCTTTACTTCTATCAGATCTCCGCGGCGGAGGACCGGAAAATCACGGCGGTCTACGTGGAGGCTTGGCAGGATTACCGAAACATCAAGCTATCGGAGAAAGGCGTGGACATTGCGTTTATCGCTTTTGCAAAGATCAAGGGAACGGAGCTCTACTTCCATGAAGACATCACGACCAACAACCAAATCAAAGAAAACATCAAGCAGTTGAAGGCGGCGAATCCGAAGACCCAAATGGTGCTGGCTGTAGGCGGCTACGGAGCCGACGGCTTCTCGGACGCTGCGCTGGACGGCAACCGGTACCTCTTCACCGAGAGCATCATCAACCTGGTCAAGGAGCTGGACCTGGACGGCGTGGACATCGACTGGGAGTATCCGGCGTTCCATGCCTGGAACACGCAGAAGGCAAGGCCGGAGGATACGAGGAATTTTACCAGTCTGATGAAGGAGCTGCGGGAGAAGCTGTACAGGCTGCCTCACAAGAACAAGAAATATCTGCTGACCTTCGCTTCCGGAACGCAGGACTGGTACTTCCAGAACGTCGAGGTCAAAAAAGTGGAGAAATACGTGGATTTCATCAACGTCATGACCTACGACCTGACAGGCAAGTGGTCGGATACCACGGGCTTTAACTCCAATCTGTACGCAGACAGCCAGGGGAAATCCAAACACTCCATTGACGGCATCATCTCCATGTACCTGGACCACGACATCGACAGCAGGAAGCTGCTGCTCGGCATCCCTGCCTACTCGTACGGCTGGAAGAACGTAAAGGAAAACAAGGGGGCCAAGAACGGCCTCTTTGCTCCCGGAACGCCCATCGACATCGACAAGGTAAATCTGCATTATAAGCAGATCGAGAAAGCCTACCTGAACAAAAATGGCTTCAAGCGCTACTATGACAACAAAGCCAAGGCTGCCTACCTCTATGACGGCCATACCTTCATCAGTTACGAGGATCAGGAGGCCTTGAAGGAGAAGGTGAGCTACATCCAAAGCAAGAATCTCGCGGGCGCGATGGTCTGGCAGTATTCGCAGGATGCAGAGGACGGCATCGTGAAATATTTAAGCGAGCATTTGAACGAGCGTCAGCAAGCCGCCAAACGGTAA
- a CDS encoding acyltransferase, giving the protein MVPNKRIVYVDILRILSIVAVIILHYTAEVLTSTNDFHSSSWWISNGFNSISRFAVPVFFMISGAMILRTKITSYREFYTKRVVPLLIPLLTWSLIYGLYNQYYLMRSKLSAYEFVIDFGYRLLTDRNYVHLWFLYAIIAIYMTVPLISKFIQSCSEKDLRYYLLLWFIVSIAYRFISDAVFRATDQYINIPIMNIPFFMGFLGYFILGYYLFHFELPLKAKNILYNLGIVSFFITPVATYFVSLRSGVLDEMFYGNYSITTFFMAVGLFIFFKGKEARISDKVNHKVQKLISSLSRASFSIYLIHLLVEMMLSGRTEIEATFLEASLSLIVNITIIFAISYITVKVLNLSKTATYILFGGRG; this is encoded by the coding sequence ATGGTTCCCAACAAACGAATCGTCTATGTCGATATTCTAAGAATTCTATCTATCGTAGCCGTCATTATCCTGCACTACACGGCAGAGGTGCTGACCAGCACGAATGATTTCCACTCCTCCTCATGGTGGATCAGCAACGGATTCAATTCCATTTCCCGGTTCGCCGTCCCGGTTTTCTTCATGATCAGCGGAGCGATGATTCTGCGGACGAAGATAACATCCTACCGTGAGTTCTATACGAAGCGCGTCGTGCCGTTGCTCATCCCCCTCCTGACATGGTCGCTCATCTACGGCTTGTACAATCAATACTATCTGATGCGAAGCAAGCTGAGTGCGTACGAGTTCGTTATCGACTTCGGCTACCGGCTGCTGACCGACCGAAATTACGTCCATCTCTGGTTCCTGTACGCTATTATTGCCATCTATATGACGGTGCCGCTAATCAGCAAATTCATCCAATCGTGCAGCGAGAAGGATCTGCGATATTATCTGCTGCTCTGGTTCATCGTCAGCATCGCCTATCGTTTCATCTCGGATGCCGTCTTCCGCGCAACGGATCAATACATCAACATTCCGATCATGAACATCCCGTTCTTCATGGGATTTCTGGGTTATTTCATCCTGGGGTACTATCTCTTCCATTTCGAGCTGCCGCTTAAAGCCAAAAACATTCTGTACAATCTGGGCATCGTCTCTTTTTTTATCACGCCGGTTGCCACCTACTTCGTATCGCTGCGCAGCGGCGTACTGGATGAGATGTTCTATGGCAATTACTCCATCACCACGTTCTTCATGGCTGTCGGGTTGTTTATCTTTTTCAAGGGGAAGGAAGCCCGAATCAGCGATAAAGTGAATCATAAAGTCCAAAAATTGATCAGCTCGCTCTCCCGTGCCAGCTTCAGCATCTACCTGATTCACCTGCTCGTTGAAATGATGCTATCCGGCCGAACCGAAATCGAGGCCACGTTCCTGGAAGCCTCCCTTAGTCTGATTGTGAATATCACCATTATCTTCGCCATCAGCTATATCACCGTCAAGGTGTTAAACCTAAGCAAAACGGCAACCTACATTCTATTCGGCGGGCGGGGTTAA
- a CDS encoding glycosyltransferase family 2 protein: MQYFFYGLAGVFLVFQALYTFIPLLCSKVKKLNSDLAEKSITVLVPAYNEELTIRNCIDAMAGLRYRNYEIMIINDGSKDGTLSALDELLDLEPSVRTADSKLNYKPIKGFYRSNRYRHIYVIDKMNGGKADSLNAGIDYAVSDIVITLDADSMLEADSLKYVNQYFHDDDIIALGGTVKIVQGAVRDKNGAVVEKFRGKGLIKSQIINYTHGFYVRKLTQSYFNSIVVISGAFGAFYKDVLVHVDGFRSTVGEDIDITLKIHEYIKANQLKKKLVYAPEAVCYTECPENLPNFYKQRIRWQKAFIDCILIYWSRLSRKFSVSVSLFFAIDGFMLGTLSAFTTIFYLGQTLVVGGNLWHAIIFLLMSVVLNAAQIVISLYLCRKYGSTYAFSDYVRMFLFSQAELLTYRNLLLYINIAGTFKYFDNDEGWGFVERKGVAAISQNIAAGSN; this comes from the coding sequence TTGCAGTACTTTTTTTATGGATTAGCCGGCGTGTTTCTCGTGTTTCAGGCCCTCTACACGTTCATCCCGCTGCTATGCAGCAAGGTGAAGAAACTGAATTCCGATCTCGCCGAAAAATCAATCACGGTGCTCGTCCCCGCTTACAACGAAGAACTGACGATCCGGAATTGCATCGATGCCATGGCGGGCTTGCGCTACCGCAACTATGAGATCATGATCATCAACGACGGCTCCAAGGATGGAACCTTATCCGCCCTAGATGAGCTCCTGGATTTGGAGCCGAGTGTCAGGACGGCCGATAGCAAGCTGAACTATAAGCCAATAAAAGGATTCTATCGTTCCAATCGATACCGCCATATTTACGTTATCGATAAGATGAATGGCGGGAAAGCCGACTCGCTGAATGCTGGTATCGACTATGCCGTCTCCGACATCGTCATCACCCTGGATGCGGACAGTATGCTGGAAGCCGACTCGCTCAAGTATGTGAATCAATATTTTCACGATGACGATATCATTGCGCTAGGCGGTACGGTCAAAATCGTGCAGGGTGCCGTCCGGGACAAGAACGGTGCCGTCGTCGAGAAATTTCGCGGAAAAGGGCTCATCAAAAGCCAGATCATCAATTATACGCACGGCTTCTACGTCCGCAAGCTCACGCAATCGTATTTTAATTCGATCGTGGTGATTTCAGGCGCCTTTGGCGCCTTCTATAAAGACGTCCTCGTTCATGTCGACGGCTTCCGCAGCACGGTGGGGGAAGATATCGACATTACGCTCAAAATTCACGAGTACATCAAAGCCAATCAATTGAAGAAAAAACTCGTCTACGCCCCGGAAGCGGTATGCTACACCGAATGTCCGGAGAATCTGCCGAACTTCTATAAACAGCGCATTCGCTGGCAGAAGGCCTTCATTGACTGCATTCTGATCTATTGGTCCAGGCTGTCCCGGAAGTTCAGCGTCAGCGTGAGCCTGTTCTTTGCGATTGACGGATTTATGCTGGGGACGCTCTCGGCGTTTACCACGATATTTTATCTGGGGCAGACGCTGGTTGTGGGCGGGAACCTGTGGCATGCCATTATCTTTCTGCTGATGAGCGTGGTGCTGAATGCCGCGCAGATCGTCATCTCCCTGTACTTATGCCGTAAATATGGCAGCACCTATGCGTTTAGCGATTACGTGAGGATGTTCCTGTTCAGCCAAGCGGAACTGCTAACCTATCGGAATTTGCTGCTGTACATTAACATTGCGGGCACGTTCAAATATTTTGACAATGATGAGGGCTGGGGATTCGTGGAGCGCAAAGGCGTGGCCGCCATCAGCCAGAACATTGCCGCTGGATCGAACTAA
- a CDS encoding alpha/beta fold hydrolase encodes MNEVIARNHVKVLGTGERTLMLAHGFGCDQSMWRYILPAFEPFYRIVLFDYVGSGGSNLSAYTSERYDSLRGYAQDVLDIVEALELRDVIFIGHSVSSMIGMLASIEHPEYFAKLIMIGPSPRYLNDDGYVGGFDKSDVTELLDMMEMNFAGWASFLAPIAMKNPEMPKLTQELERSFISADPAITREFAEVTFFSDCRQALSQATIPSLILQCSDDSIVPIAAGEYLHSHLDNSTFRLMEAKGHYPHISHPEETIALINDYLKSEAAYTG; translated from the coding sequence ATGAATGAGGTTATTGCACGGAATCACGTGAAGGTGCTGGGGACAGGGGAGCGTACGCTCATGCTGGCGCACGGCTTCGGCTGCGACCAGAGCATGTGGAGATACATCCTGCCTGCCTTCGAACCGTTTTATCGGATCGTGCTGTTCGATTACGTGGGCTCGGGCGGTTCTAATTTGTCGGCGTATACATCGGAGAGGTACGACAGCCTTCGCGGCTATGCGCAGGATGTGCTGGACATTGTGGAGGCGCTGGAGCTTCGGGACGTGATTTTTATAGGTCATTCGGTCAGCTCCATGATCGGGATGCTGGCATCGATCGAACATCCGGAGTATTTCGCGAAATTAATCATGATCGGGCCATCTCCGCGATATCTGAATGATGACGGGTACGTCGGAGGATTTGATAAAAGCGATGTGACGGAGCTGCTGGATATGATGGAGATGAATTTTGCCGGATGGGCAAGCTTCCTCGCGCCGATCGCGATGAAGAACCCGGAGATGCCGAAGCTGACCCAAGAGCTGGAGCGCAGCTTTATTTCGGCGGATCCGGCGATTACGAGGGAGTTCGCCGAGGTCACCTTTTTCTCGGACTGCCGGCAGGCGTTATCCCAAGCCACGATTCCCTCGCTGATCCTGCAATGCTCGGATGACAGCATCGTCCCTATTGCCGCAGGCGAGTATTTGCACAGTCATCTGGATAACAGTACGTTCCGCTTGATGGAGGCGAAGGGGCATTATCCGCATATCAGCCATCCCGAGGAGACGATTGCGTTGATCAATGACTATCTGAAATCTGAAGCGGCGTATACAGGCTAG
- a CDS encoding sensor domain-containing diguanylate cyclase: MDERLNYAPCGYVSITHEGMVAEVNQTFLDMMGYRLEDVVQKHFEAMMSTANKLIFHSYFYPHINLDGHVEELIIRLKNSRGESVPFILNGRKLEREGQERLDCVLVQMGKRFDYEMELRMANKQIEKAYWEKDQALAELQQIHAEIERKQTELMEINAVLLELSNTDKLTGLKNRRFFQEKLEEQLMQYNHNRIPLSLFIIDIDHFKRVNDTWGHGYGDEVLFNVATILKTHAVEGETVARYGGEEFVMILPETDAEKAKAGAERLRRAVQDFSWKTGSMTISIGIITASPDANEATLLQKADEALYASKQNGRNQVSHYEDLRLQGYSP, translated from the coding sequence ATGGATGAACGATTGAACTATGCGCCATGCGGCTATGTCTCCATCACCCACGAAGGCATGGTGGCGGAGGTGAACCAGACCTTCCTCGACATGATGGGGTATCGGCTGGAAGACGTGGTGCAGAAGCATTTTGAAGCTATGATGTCGACGGCGAACAAGCTTATATTCCACTCTTACTTCTATCCGCATATCAATCTGGACGGGCATGTGGAGGAGTTGATTATCCGGCTTAAGAACAGCCGGGGGGAATCGGTGCCGTTTATATTGAATGGACGCAAATTGGAGCGTGAGGGCCAGGAACGGCTGGACTGCGTATTGGTGCAGATGGGCAAACGTTTCGATTATGAAATGGAGCTTCGGATGGCCAACAAGCAGATTGAGAAGGCCTATTGGGAAAAAGACCAGGCATTGGCCGAGCTGCAGCAGATCCATGCCGAGATTGAACGGAAGCAGACGGAGCTCATGGAGATTAACGCGGTTCTGTTGGAACTGTCGAATACCGACAAGCTGACCGGATTGAAGAACCGGAGATTCTTTCAGGAGAAGCTGGAAGAGCAGCTGATGCAGTATAACCATAACCGGATTCCGCTTTCGTTGTTCATCATCGACATTGATCATTTTAAGCGCGTGAACGATACTTGGGGACATGGGTATGGGGATGAGGTTCTGTTTAATGTAGCAACCATCCTGAAGACCCACGCCGTCGAAGGGGAGACGGTGGCCCGCTATGGCGGAGAGGAGTTTGTCATGATCCTCCCGGAAACGGATGCGGAGAAAGCAAAGGCCGGCGCGGAGCGGTTACGGCGGGCAGTCCAGGATTTCAGCTGGAAAACGGGCAGCATGACGATCAGTATCGGCATCATCACGGCCAGTCCGGACGCCAATGAAGCGACGCTCCTGCAAAAAGCGGACGAAGCTCTCTATGCCTCCAAGCAAAATGGACGAAACCAGGTTTCCCATTATGAGGATTTGAGGCTCCAGGGATATTCGCCTTAA